The segment tgtccttcctgtagtgagATAGTTGTAGTTCACTGATTTGACTGACCCCAGAAGTACTGAAATACAGTTAATGCACCCATTAGCATCCCACCCTTCACTATCATATACAATATAGTTCTCATTTAGGAAGTGTGCTGTACAATAAATCAATTGAAGCAGATTAGTGCTACCTGCCACGTTTTATTTGTTTACCTTGACTGGGTAATTGCCGCTGGTGGAGACTGATTTCTTAACAATCAAATCTTCTTGCAGCTTCTGTAGTTCTGCAATCTGTCGGTCTTTCTCAGCAACTGTCATTTGACATTGATTTCGTAGTGCCTCGGACTCTGAGAGGAGGAGGCTTTTTTCCGTTCTGAACATAAAATAACAAACTagccattaaataacaacaaactATAGACAAGTCAATGAGAATGATAAAGTTGTCCTAAttgttatttctaaaataaataatagcagTTTTTAAACAATTATATGTAAATATGGTCCATTTTATGAACATTCTCATGCATATTTCAGTTTGAAGAggtctactttaaaaaaaagctttgaaagtGATATCATCATGTTTTCTTCATTGGATTGGAGACAAGAGTCTACTGTCTTTAAAGataataatatttctttatGCAATACATACTTGAGCTATCTAAAGAATAATGTTGGGCAGCAGAGCAACCCTAGGTTATAGTAGTGTTGAGTACTGCTCAAGATATACAGTCTATTCCATTTCAAACAACGTAAATTTGAAGAGGAGTGCCTAGACTCAAAATACTATTAAATAAGCAAACACATCACATCTCCAGAAAGTGCTGTCATAATACAAATGAAATTACAAAGGGCATAACATCAATTTAAAATACGCTTTCGAAGTTTAgaaaaatacttggaaaaaaCTGTCAACCTGTCAAGTCTACTAATTAGTACATGGTTTGAATTATCTCATGCTAACTTGCTcacatttgcaaagaaaaatgtggGGCTGGCCTTCTGATCtacatcccccctccacacacacacccttctCTAGTATAAAACAGGTATTATCTGACAGAGGCTTTAATGGCATAAATTGTACTACAGACAGTAAAATACAGTAAGGCACTAGGGATACTGCCTACTAGCctgaaatccaaacaaaattattttcactgaACTGATGATAACATGTTTTCACACTTCGAATCACCTCCAACTAGTTTAAAACTTGAACAGTCTAGGACAACCAAATACTGATCTGTCTCTACTGAGTGCCACTTAAAAATGCCTACTACCTTCTTTGAACGCAGACCTCATATGGTATTCACAGAAAGGCATCACATTATTCATTTCACACAGATAGTGCAAGATGTGAATAATGTTGAAGTGAACCCTTCAATCTACAAAAATATTGCTCAAATGTGAAATGAAGTTAATTTTCAATATGTAGTTGGCTCACACTTGCAATATTTCAGatgtctattaaaaaaaatggagaaaacattCAGCCATCCCAATGGTTACTCTTACTGAGAAGAGAATATGATACAACGCATAGAAATATGATTCTTAAACTGTGATTTCATATACCCAAGTCACCAGCTGGAGAGAAAACATTCATTCAAGATTGATTGAAATTTTGCATAAACAAAGAGATCACTACATAAGATTACAAAGATAAATGGGAAGAAAGAGAACTGTGTGAAGTTGACTGTGAATATTATGGAAATATTCTTCTGGTAGACAATGCATAATATTCTGTGTCAGTTTACTGTCAGGTTGCGAAGACATTGAGGAATTCTAAACAAAATCCATCTGTATTATTTGTTACCTCAATCCAGCAAGCTCACTCTGGTATGATGCAATCTCTCTCTCGGTTTCTGCTTGGAAGGCTTTTGTCTGATGTAATGCCTTCTCCAACTCATCAACCTTGGTCTTCAGTTTTGATATTTCAACAGCTGCAAGGCTGGCTCCTTCTTTAGCCTACATTTAATAAACATGATTAGTGAGCTGGAATGAAAAATATGTGCTTGAAGCTCTATTAGTGTTAGAATTCTAGAACAGAAttatggttttttgtttgtttgtttttttcccatttgctcTTCTTTAACAGGATAACTACCTTAACTATCAAAATTGTGAGCATGTCTTCTCTAGTCATACTATGCTTTCTTGGCACTTGCATAAATCTTGACGTTAAACTTCAGAATCCATAATGTCtctaagtattaaaaaaaacacacactgatGTAGCTATTTAAAACTTACCAATCTTTCCCAATTGATCTGAGGCCTAtccaaattacttttaaaagaatttatCTCACCGATGCTGTTGCAAGCAATGGGAAACGAAGCTGTTCCCTGTTTAGTTTCAGAAACTACCTTCTGTTTGCTGAGTTCCTGCAGCAATTTGTCTCGGTCATCCTGAAGACTGGCCATAGCCTTGGAAAACGCTTCAATCTGGTGAACATAATTCCCACACTCAGATGACAGTCTGCTAATCTCCAACTCATGGGTGACTAATGTCCTACAAAGATTTTCAATTTCATCACCAATCTGATGAAGTGTAACCTTATTTGCAGCATCAAAATGCACCTTATTCAGAAGACCATTTTCTTTGAGCATACTGACAAGATGTGATTTAAAGGAATCCAATTCAGCTTCAAGTTcgtctcctttctttttttcggACTTGAGTTCTGATGTGTATTTGCTCTGAAGTATCTTTAAGTCCTCTATTATCCTATCTCTGTCATTTTGTAGAGCAGTCATTGCTTTCCCAAAGGCCTCATTTTGGGATCTCAGCTCTCTATTCTGAGATTGAATATCTAGTATTACCTCCGTTAAAGCATCAGGTTCATCTCCATGCTCAGGTGTCAAAAGAGTCTTACTGTATTCCCCATCTGCATTTCTGCCTACTGATTTCTGGACTTCCTGAATCCTCTTCTGAAGTTTTGCTCCATACAGTCCATCAGATACACATTCGTTTTTCTGAACACTACCACTAGTTAACAATTTCTCTCCAGATTCAGAAACAAGTTTCTCCTTGTTTAATGATACAATTAAAGATTCTAAATCATTTACTTTAGAcactaattttttattttcatgttccAGAGATATAGCAGTGTCTGTTTGCAGTTGATTGGATAGTTGCAtgtcttttatttgcttttgaagatcgtatttttctttttcaaggcctTTAATAAAATCCAATTTCTGTTTAAGTAAGTCTTTCAGTTGATGATCTTTCAGAGATAAAACTTGGTTAAGATCTTCCCTATACTTAATTAGCTGTGCACTTAACATTGCATTTTCAGAATGAAGATCATCTATCTGATTGAGAAGTATCCTTAATTCTTGTTTCAAAGCATTATTTTCACTTGCATTGCCAACTATAAGACTGTCCCGCTCATGTAAGACATTTTGGTGAAGATGTTCCAACTCTTTGTATTTAGAAAAAAGATCATCCCGATCATTCTGAAGAGATGACATTGATCTTTTAAAAGCATCTATTTCACTGGCAATTGCAGCCTTATCTTGATCTGCTTTATCTGCTTTCATCTGGAGATTTCTTAGTTCATTTTCCATCCTCTGACAGGACTCCTCAGATtgttctctctccctctgcagAGACCTTAACTGAAGTTCATATTCTTTGATCTGTTCTCTATGTTGAGTCTGTACCTGAACCAGATAGTCAGAAATTTCATCACCTTTTGAAGAAAtaagtaaagaaatttctttatCTTTATTATTTAGCATGATTTTCATTTGCTCAGAAATGGTAATCTGCTTTTCCAATTCAGcattaattttttccttttcagctaGAAGCTGTTGCAATTCTTGTTCTTGTCTTGTAAAATTACTTTCCAGTGCTTTTATCTCTCTTCCTGCACTTTTACTATTCTCTATGAGATGATTaagagaattattttctttaaggagTGCTTGCAAAGCTTCTTCTTTTGACTGAAGAGCACTTTCCAATTCTTGCTGCCTGTTAAAAAAAGAGGTattctcttcttttattttgcagagCTCTTCATGCCGTTGTGTATCAGCAGATTTTTGCCTCAAGTACAGTTCATCCTTTGTTTCCTCTACTACAGAATATTTGATATTCAGTTCTTGAATCTGAGTCATTTTGTCTTTCAGTTCATCTTGTAAAGTCATTATCCTTTTATTACTGTCTTCTATCTGTTTCTCTTTACTTTGGATGGCCTCTTTGAACTGCATTTCCCAGGTCTTCATTTCCGTGATTACCCTATCCCGGTCATTTTGAAGAGAGGACATACACTTTGCAAAAGCAGCTAATCGTGCCAAAGCTGCATTCAAATCTGCCTGAAGTTTCTTGTTTTGAGAATCCTTAAAGTTAACTTCCTCTTGCAATGCATGAATCTCACTAACTGCcctgtctttttctctctgaagggCACTATGTCTTTCCTCCAGGTTCAAAAACTCTCTTTTGTGAACCGATTTTGATTGTTGAAGATTAAGTTCCAATTCTGTCACATGTtctctcttttggatttgtagttcatcttctttcttcttaaGTTCTTTTCTCCAATTTAGATTCTCGGCTGTAAGCCTGTCCACTTCATTCTTTGACTGATCCAACAAGCTCACCTGTGAAGAAAGCTTTTCATTGAGAtggtttatttcttcatttgatTTGGCAAGCTTTTCCGACATATTAGTTAAGTCCTTTTCAAATTTCTCACTTTTTGACTGTGACAGTTTCACAGATCTTTCTAAATCCAGGATCAACTCCTGGAGTTTTATAGAATCCTTTTGCAAATGGTTGATCTCTTGCTGTTTCTCCTTTAAGAGTTCTTgtaattcttttgttttgtttttacttccaCTATTATCTCTCTGGGCACATTTCACCTTCTCTTCAAACACTTTTACAAGGTGTAACTGctgttcttctttttctctaatCACGTTacatttttctgcctttaagTCTTCCAGTTGCTGTAACAGCAAGTTATTCTGCATCTGTACTGATTTCACCCTATCAGTAAGATGatcaatttttttaatgtgattaaGCAATTCTGTTTCAAGAAATTCTCTCTCATTCTTTACTTTGTAAGAACTTTCTTGTACATTTTCTAATTCCTCTTGTAACAGACATTTATCATCCTCTAAAATCTTAACTTTTTCATTTAGACTAACAATTTCTTGGTTAAGACTTTTACATTCCATGTCCAGCTTTGtgatacaattatttttataatccaaagatttttcagtttctttcactttttctgaaattaattttctttcttgttctaGGACAAGCACatcttgttctttttcagaGAGCTTATCCTTTAACATGTTAATGTCCTTTAACAACGATTCATTCTCATACAATGCATCAGTCATTTTAGATTGCATATCATTTTGGTATGTTTCCATTTGACCTTGAAGgtcttccagagctgctttaGTTACACTGATGTTATTATGGAGAATGTCATTCTCattctgaatattctctaaAGTCTGCTTTAAACATTCAGAAGTTTGCTTCAGCTGCTCGTTTTCCTCTGTTAGCTGATGATTCTGCTGAGTGAGCTCCTGAAGACGATCCTTGTGTTCTTCCATCCTCGCCTCTTGCTCACGTATCTGcctttttgctttactttgtaatTCATCAACTTCCAATTTCTTGGATTCACTGAGTTGTTTCAGTTGATCCttaataactttattttcatcAATGAGGTTTTGAAAACGCTTCTCAAGAGCCTCCTTCTCAGATTCTCCTTCTCTGAGTCTTTGAATAGCctcttgcttctcttttctAGTGGCATCAATAACTTGCCTCATATCTGCTATTTTACTACTGATATTCTCGTAAGCCTGAAGGAGAGATTCATACTCTTGCTTTAATTCACTATGTTTAGCCTTCCATCCTGTTAATTCAACTGTCTGAGAATCTTTTAAGGTATTTAGCTGGAAAGAGAAGGCCTCTTTTTCCTGAACTATAGTCTCCATGGTAGATTTAAGACTTTCACATGCAGCAGTgaggttttcattttcagtcaaCAGTCTagcattttcagaaacaagGCTCTCCTCTTCAGATACTGGAGAAACAGTATTCGAACTTTGCTTTTCTCTACCAACCTCTAACAACAATTGTTCAAGTGTACCTGTCTTGTTCACCAGTTCCTCCCTTTCTAATATCAGCTTATCAATCTGGTCTTTTAGACATCTATTTTCTCTCAGGGCCTCTTTCCGTGATATTAAAGCTGCTTGTAATTTTCTCTGAAGGCGGTCTTCTCTAGGCTTCTCCTCTGCTGTAGTTCTTTGCTCTTGTGGTTTAgaattatttacatttacagTTTTTACCAGTGGTTCTTGAcctatttgcatttctttctggatTTGATATTCCGTTGTTTCTTTCAGTTTAGTTTTCCCAGAGTAATCAGTCTCTGATAGTTGAAAACAGGTGCTTTTACTTTGCAATTTTCCTTGAAGCGACTTACTTTCTAAACAGAACTCTCTCCGTTCCTTTTCAGtatcattttcttccttaaacTCTTTGCATGACACCACAGGACTACTTGTCTCAGCCTTCTCATGTAGTATACATAGCTCTCTCAGAAGCTTTTcgttttcttcactgaaatggtTTACCTCACTTTTCATATTAATTAGCTCCAAATCGGACTTCTCTATACGACTGAGAAGCTCTTCTTTTTCGCTCTTCATTTCTTCCAAAGCCGCTTTATAACGGTGGGCTTCTTCTTGGCCCTCCTTTATAGCTTCCTTTAATAATTCCTTTTCCAGATCAAGTTTCTCTCTGAAATCCTTAAGTGAAGAATGCAATGCTTCTATTTCCTCATTCTTTTCTGCAACCTCCTTCTTAGCTTTCATTCTCAATCTCTGCATTTTCTCCTGACTCATCTTGTaatcctcttcattttttttaataagtgtttctttctcattattGACATGTTCAAGTATTGCCTTAATGTCTACAACTTCAGCCGCATAtgctttcagctttttctttagCTGCTTTAAGTCCTCCAACAAACTGTCCTTACATTGCTCCTGGTATTGTTCCTTCTGTCCTACAGAGTTTAAGTCAACTTTAAgagtttcttctctttccccaaCAAATTCAACTAATATTTTTCTCAACTCTTCCTTtagcatttctgtttcttcctgaaGCTTTGCATAATTACTTCTTAGTTCTTCTAATTCAGTCTCTTTCCTTGTTACTGAAGCTACTACATTTTCTGACTCTTTCAAGGATGCAGTCTGAACCTTGCTTCTTGATTTTTCTGATTCCAAACTCTTCACATCAGTTTCTTCACATTTTCCCAAAAGCTCCCCCTGtaaggtttctttttccttttttacttgATTCATAATATTAATTTCACTGTTGGAGTCCAAACATTTCTTATGGTCCCCAGCACTTAAATTGGTCTCTTCAGAATTGTAATTTTTCAATAATTCTTCCCTCTGAACTTCAGACTTCACCTTTTCAAGAGCTATAAAGAGCTGAGAACGTTCCTCTTCATATGCACATACTTTTTCATCAAGCACAGATTGTAGGTGAGCAAGCATGCAGTCCTTTTCTTCTAAAGATTTTAGGTTCTGTTcacatatattttgtttttcagcaataACATCAGTTAGTCCTGCAATACTGGTCTCAAGTTGCTCTAAATGAGAGGCCTTTGCAGacaacatttcatttaaatcaCTTATTTTGGCATCTTTTTCTAAAAGTTCTTGCTTCAAAGTTCCAAGATTAGACtcaaaatcattattttgtaCTTCAACTAGTTTCAGCTTGTCTGTTAACTCAGTAACTTTCTTCAACAactcctctgattttttttgctctttttctatttcttcctgtcCACTCTTTTCTAGTTTTCCAACTTTTTGCATTAGATCCCTTCTTACTATCAGTGCTGCTTgaagtttctttttcagattCTCTTTTTCCTTGCCAAGTTTCTCAAGATTAAACTGCAtctcccctttttctttcattaaatcTTTAACAACAGCTTCTCTATCGCTTAACATAACCTGACTACATTCCAGTTCTCTCTTACAATCCCCAAGTTCCTGCAGTACTCTATTTAGTTCTTCTACAGAACTATTATGAACAGCTTCCAGATCCTGCAGCTTGCGATTTAATGTATTCCTCTCTTCTGAAAAATTCAGCATTTCATTTGACAATGATTCCATGACCTGGGCAACAGAGCAGtccttttctttcagctgctggCTTAGACCAGAAATTAAATCCTTTTGCTGATTTACCTGTGAAGTTAAGTTTTCTATAAGTTGgtcttttcttcccatttcttcAAGAAAACTTGCTACTTTTTTACCTTCAGCATGCAATTTTTCTTGACTGGttcttactatttcttctgatttatttattttgtcctgAAGAAATTCAACCTGCTTGTTCATTTCTGCAAATgattcctctctttctttcaaaagaGACTGTTGCTTACATAATGTTTCCTTGACAGTGACCATTTCTTGTGATAGGCATTCAATTTCAGATTCATAGGTGCCCTTCATCTTTTCAATATCACTCTGCAGCAactccttctctttctcaagTAATCGCATGCTTTTTAATTCATCTTTTATGATAtctatttccttctgtttttctaaaaGAATCAGTTGCAATTGTTCTCCTTCTGCTTCTTTGCTCAAAATAGTAGTTATCAGAGTGGAGAATTTTTCCAACTGAATTTTACTATCAGTTAGTTGCAGTTGGGAATCTGAAGTCTGTGCATTCTCTTCTTTATACAAAAGCTTACTATTAAGTAATGGAGATAGGGTTTGAGTTAATTCCTCTTTGGAAAGATCCAGCTCTTGCTGTAAAGACTGGATTTTGTTATCCTttgatttcatttcactttctaAGCTGCTCAAATGCTcagtaagatttttattttgtaaagttGCCCTATCGAGTTCTGTCACCCATTTGTTTTCTGACTCAAGTAGATTTTGTTCTAGAGTTTTAAATTTAAGTTCTAACTTAGAAAGTTCTTCACCCTTCGCACTAACCTGCATTTGTAacttctctttttcagtcttcatctgCAGTTTGACAGCATCTATCTGCATTCTTGAATAATTCTCACTGGTTTCtagtttttcattaatttcttgAAGCTCTTCCAATTGCTTTTGCAAATGATTTTGAGATGCAGTAAGCTGTGTGTTTTCAGCCATCAGTTTATCAGCATCTTCttgtaacatatttttttctttctgtaaagatTCTACCTGGCTTTGCAGATTACCTATTAAAAGCGCATTGTCGTGGCTGTCTTGAGATGACTTGGAATTTACATTCATCAGCTCTAACTTTAAACATGCTATGTTATCTGCCTGTTCACTGCACGTCACACGCAGGGACTCCACAGCCAATTCTTTTTGCTGTAAATCTTGTTCCCATGTACTTATTTGGTCTAGTGCTTTTTGGTATTCATTTTTTACAGCCTCAAGCTCAACTGTCAAAGAATcgatttttttctgattaataTTAAAGTCTTCATTCTTTTCCTGAAATTCCTTAGTAAGATTTTTCATGGCTGCATCGCTTTTCTCCAATTCTTCTCTGAGAACCGCAATCTCGCTAGAAAGAATATTAATGTTGCTATCTGCCAACTGTATACTTGTATCTTTCTCCTTCACAGAATTAAGCAGTCCAGCAATaacttc is part of the Anas platyrhynchos isolate ZD024472 breed Pekin duck chromosome 5, IASCAAS_PekinDuck_T2T, whole genome shotgun sequence genome and harbors:
- the LOC101803508 gene encoding uncharacterized protein isoform X1, giving the protein MMRLGSNSLHAEKCTGEGKTRQLLVRHTSYLETMWKWGSGDDSPSKAAAGSQDAGNVSVTDLTEQLTSTEQLVTQLKELVREKDAELRNKDNQLKEERESADAKLSKVKLQNKAKVASLTSQLEELKKQLAAAGGLEEKAEQKKASRDGDQENAAANRGKILVLRRRIEELESQITQKNEELQKKNAELEAQRCRGTEMDAMLAEKEKKLAERDAYIIDLQIACGSGGTANEILLPNEELKNELSIKESSLQSMQILVQNLTKKVGDSEEKCSLFQEQIESLKTVQSNERERFQEMEAAYIENVRVFQNIIQEKEKELEAQRKKHEQELFKLVAKSDASADLEQLLKALKQKLHEKEEVMLGRTQVIDVLQKELDAKDQQLKEINENLKRLQSEKENLQSKLDAERHVLRAQIKDMMEKHVLEMTKVREKYDAELHEIQEKHETELQEKDQALVQLKKQVEELTVSGQTKDVRDLESTTKEKMEELEVQLKLKTEEATKSEAKFLKMKAWSKSRIKQLEDELKNFSSKNNDVSALNNRVSELEAEKEELQSKLQSLHEIRTQNEELLTKLEVYEEQQRKLQADLDQVTKRAASQASESGSVDELQSHLLEWQENVPESEESRDQVREEKSAMALRMAQIEEEREAIVSGQQELEEELTTAQGMGRLQQARRKSNQTSRKVQEEYSFDGKQCFQEALNVTLDSTDSAEGENMGGWWPEYTSPNAVGLRSVVEELELERNQLQEQILFLEERCQDLEDRLQLQGRMEALQNENERLQAQLTQLRNQQIRDAEKHQMLISGLNEQLKGLSDRNSFLETSLGEKEQKLLNMTEKLEQIETLTKLLQEKDLLSKELGEKFVHTEQKLNEVLKKCNVYEVENTEQKTIISDLTEKVATLKEKTLKQDGMVESMQLDLEQTNEELDKLNTSHLEERSQLIQDLQKREREIDNLKESLAEKEREISALSLNMTEYSEQVVILKQQVQCKEEEIRGMEEALSKAEREAHLLKEVQTADVRDASVKISVLSEQSNTMRLELERVRVENEAKTKENEELIRQISENSITIKDLRSEIKASNVTYHNSLMECESQITLLKEQISKSSEKLQETENKQRKETEYLKSQIEESNTLKEKWNSLLKEKENKEQTLENELKSIKDLYNKLVLEDAKKDEELAQLCQKLTEHTEHQETIKKELQEKQEIIISLDKKLGFLEQQNEETKLKLTGDLKAKETCCKELNNQLSEIHKQINKMEIETQEKASANKQLQADLEGKEEELAEQIKANEQLKKSIDLVEKEKQQLISENENLSKLLDVKECELLKKIQAVAEIENKLSVSTAEYQKTVSVLNCDKNTLAKEIEQLSVLAEQKENSVAEQLQKKTKECNVLADQLFESKEQAQQLHEQMQSLLIQLKDAKDNEIKKEEMINSKLSECGTLIQELSHSKEKNLLLQEQVQSLTLDIEAKSRCLEEKILQNDSLHKEMEDSKFYVVELQDEIKNLKEEKTKLSQWVEERNLTVKSQGSELEKLHKQVSDKIEESRALNNQLQLLSKEVAALKNEKEDLSNLLSEKSREFEVLQSQLVQQQSEVTSARQQAHTAALENEKLKVDIETVNAMAMKKSDEVAALTSHLSQQSHNILALKDQIDGLVIEKEDLRTVLEEKETLISEKDVLIQQMKDSKMAGEGQYLQIVSDLQNQIQTLGFETSQLRQAMQEKENECKRQAQELKLLKDKSEESDVLRVQLSENMEVISDLQYQLRNVTEKTAQLNDSITQKDESLKQKSDEYVSLKAHLSDVQESSVLQQKQLELLTSEAEQLKALVSEKDSTVNSMSLFSESLKMQIQEKENECEVLKKQVVELEDVKLNLQKELQHQKNVIIEMDRSLLEKESSLVENESLLKTLKEKAKKDEENINLISQLTSQVHDLTQELQKSKELVHEKENALVSLQEKIEAQYELKTEFNAALNKKEEVIAGLLNSVKEKDTSIQLADSNINILSSEIAVLREELEKSDAAMKNLTKEFQEKNEDFNINQKKIDSLTVELEAVKNEYQKALDQISTWEQDLQQKELAVESLRVTCSEQADNIACLKLELMNVNSKSSQDSHDNALLIGNLQSQVESLQKEKNMLQEDADKLMAENTQLTASQNHLQKQLEELQEINEKLETSENYSRMQIDAVKLQMKTEKEKLQMQVSAKGEELSKLELKFKTLEQNLLESENKWVTELDRATLQNKNLTEHLSSLESEMKSKDNKIQSLQQELDLSKEELTQTLSPLLNSKLLYKEENAQTSDSQLQLTDSKIQLEKFSTLITTILSKEAEGEQLQLILLEKQKEIDIIKDELKSMRLLEKEKELLQSDIEKMKGTYESEIECLSQEMVTVKETLCKQQSLLKEREESFAEMNKQVEFLQDKINKSEEIVRTSQEKLHAEGKKVASFLEEMGRKDQLIENLTSQVNQQKDLISGLSQQLKEKDCSVAQVMESLSNEMLNFSEERNTLNRKLQDLEAVHNSSVEELNRVLQELGDCKRELECSQVMLSDREAVVKDLMKEKGEMQFNLEKLGKEKENLKKKLQAALIVRRDLMQKVGKLEKSGQEEIEKEQKKSEELLKKVTELTDKLKLVEVQNNDFESNLGTLKQELLEKDAKISDLNEMLSAKASHLEQLETSIAGLTDVIAEKQNICEQNLKSLEEKDCMLAHLQSVLDEKVCAYEEERSQLFIALEKVKSEVQREELLKNYNSEETNLSAGDHKKCLDSNSEINIMNQVKKEKETLQGELLGKCEETDVKSLESEKSRSKVQTASLKESENVVASVTRKETELEELRSNYAKLQEETEMLKEELRKILVEFVGEREETLKVDLNSVGQKEQYQEQCKDSLLEDLKQLKKKLKAYAAEVVDIKAILEHVNNEKETLIKKNEEDYKMSQEKMQRLRMKAKKEVAEKNEEIEALHSSLKDFREKLDLEKELLKEAIKEGQEEAHRYKAALEEMKSEKEELLSRIEKSDLELINMKSEVNHFSEENEKLLRELCILHEKAETSSPVVSCKEFKEENDTEKERREFCLESKSLQGKLQSKSTCFQLSETDYSGKTKLKETTEYQIQKEMQIGQEPLVKTVNVNNSKPQEQRTTAEEKPREDRLQRKLQAALISRKEALRENRCLKDQIDKLILEREELVNKTGTLEQLLLEVGREKQSSNTVSPVSEEESLVSENARLLTENENLTAACESLKSTMETIVQEKEAFSFQLNTLKDSQTVELTGWKAKHSELKQEYESLLQAYENISSKIADMRQVIDATRKEKQEAIQRLREGESEKEALEKRFQNLIDENKVIKDQLKQLSESKKLEVDELQSKAKRQIREQEARMEEHKDRLQELTQQNHQLTEENEQLKQTSECLKQTLENIQNENDILHNNISVTKAALEDLQGQMETYQNDMQSKMTDALYENESLLKDINMLKDKLSEKEQDVLVLEQERKLISEKVKETEKSLDYKNNCITKLDMECKSLNQEIVSLNEKVKILEDDKCLLQEELENVQESSYKVKNEREFLETELLNHIKKIDHLTDRVKSVQMQNNLLLQQLEDLKAEKCNVIREKEEQQLHLVKVFEEKVKCAQRDNSGSKNKTKELQELLKEKQQEINHLQKDSIKLQELILDLERSVKLSQSKSEKFEKDLTNMSEKLAKSNEEINHLNEKLSSQVSLLDQSKNEVDRLTAENLNWRKELKKKEDELQIQKREHVTELELNLQQSKSVHKREFLNLEERHSALQREKDRAVSEIHALQEEVNFKDSQNKKLQADLNAALARLAAFAKCMSSLQNDRDRVITEMKTWEMQFKEAIQSKEKQIEDSNKRIMTLQDELKDKMTQIQELNIKYSVVEETKDELYLRQKSADTQRHEELCKIKEENTSFFNRQQELESALQSKEEALQALLKENNSLNHLIENSKSAGREIKALESNFTRQEQELQQLLAEKEKINAELEKQITISEQMKIMLNNKDKEISLLISSKGDEISDYLVQVQTQHREQIKEYELQLRSLQREREQSEESCQRMENELRNLQMKADKADQDKAAIASEIDAFKRSMSSLQNDRDDLFSKYKELEHLHQNVLHERDSLIVGNASENNALKQELRILLNQIDDLHSENAMLSAQLIKYREDLNQVLSLKDHQLKDLLKQKLDFIKGLEKEKYDLQKQIKDMQLSNQLQTDTAISLEHENKKLVSKVNDLESLIVSLNKEKLVSESGEKLLTSGSVQKNECVSDGLYGAKLQKRIQEVQKSVGRNADGEYSKTLLTPEHGDEPDALTEVILDIQSQNRELRSQNEAFGKAMTALQNDRDRIIEDLKILQSKYTSELKSEKKKGDELEAELDSFKSHLVSMLKENGLLNKVHFDAANKVTLHQIGDEIENLCRTLVTHELEISRLSSECGNYVHQIEAFSKAMASLQDDRDKLLQELSKQKVVSETKQGTASFPIACNSIGEINSFKSNLDRPQINWERLAKEGASLAAVEISKLKTKVDELEKALHQTKAFQAETEREIASYQSELAGLRTEKSLLLSESEALRNQCQMTVAEKDRQIAELQKLQEDLIVKKSVSTSGNYPVKVLETASLAGSADNPEEIKHVLAEKNQLQNELQRCLQEMHQKDLHLHQINSKVVQSAEENAVLSAQLKTLSQTLRDNQLRYTDLQNRYLRLEREYQTMQVTSFQGTVQDETRAEVPPGAPQERSAVIVEIDNMELNELRKRLAETEQQYDSVQQALSQLTETLSEEKRRREAAEEALGLSEELSNRFEVSSYRSVPREYTVQMETEEEREALIINPSEHVIVRKVKGGALSFRRWLRGRSLYCSKLLTSRAKSRYLFLTYLVTLHLVVLLCLTGVL